In Xanthomonas sp. SI, the following are encoded in one genomic region:
- a CDS encoding YadA-like family protein yields MNECTTIRGTAAYRPIRHAAPAVSRTGARSALALACALCLATSSLAQAATAPAAVSAATPTATPTATPTATPATSADAAPTDANAVPADASGDTALYFQATGSDSSNAGAYADGDEALAAGEAASAVGTGTVALGAGAVSYANQALAVGHNSLATDVSTTAVGGMLDLDFSSQPNGAVILQQTSASGMAATALGAGAQASGKYNVAAGAGAIASDISSVAVGGIVDVGEYGLGSAGIQLQATQATGPLSTAVGGGAMATAYSSTAVGVLAEASSERTVALGQSATANQYAAVALGAQTQATGEWALAVGNGARALSDRGVAVGPQAFAQAENATAVGSAALALQPDSTAIGSGAWAGGTRSIAIGNAMVWNGVFGGDAAPILFYDSIAMGTGADVHGNQSVAIGAGARVGNSTYVNDVQIVTNNSVALGSGSVAERDNTLSIGHAGAERQLTNLAAGTTDTDAVNLAQLRGVASAFGAGSTVDANGNLIGGSYLVQGTRYNDLGSAMGAFDTALTGFDTRINAIANSGGGQGVSIGGGDTAPPSTGTSTNAVAVGSGATANGENGLALGAQSLAYGPNDTAIGANAKVNADGSTAVGANARIAAVATNAVAVGEGASVSAASGTALGQGASVTASNAVALGQGSVADRANTVSVGSSGNERQIANVAAGSAGTDAANVAQMRSGDSATLSSANAYTNTRVTALDDSFNQLRTDTEHRLDGMDRRMDRLGAMSAAMLNMAINAAGTQSPRGRVSVGAGFQGGEQALSIGYAKKLGTRASFSLGGSFSGSDSSAGIGVGVDL; encoded by the coding sequence ATGAACGAATGCACGACCATACGCGGCACCGCCGCCTATCGCCCGATCCGCCATGCCGCGCCCGCCGTTTCGCGCACCGGCGCCCGTAGCGCGCTGGCGCTGGCCTGCGCGCTGTGCCTGGCGACCTCGTCGCTGGCGCAGGCCGCCACTGCCCCGGCTGCGGTTTCGGCCGCCACCCCGACTGCGACCCCGACTGCGACCCCGACTGCGACCCCGGCGACGAGCGCCGATGCGGCGCCGACCGACGCGAACGCGGTGCCAGCGGATGCGAGCGGCGACACCGCCCTCTACTTCCAGGCCACCGGCAGCGACAGCAGCAACGCCGGCGCCTACGCCGACGGCGACGAGGCGCTGGCCGCCGGCGAGGCCGCCTCGGCGGTCGGCACCGGCACCGTCGCGCTCGGCGCAGGCGCGGTCAGCTACGCCAACCAGGCGCTGGCGGTGGGCCACAACAGCCTGGCCACCGACGTCTCCACCACCGCGGTCGGCGGCATGCTCGACCTGGACTTCTCCTCCCAGCCCAACGGTGCGGTCATCCTGCAGCAGACATCCGCCTCCGGCATGGCCGCGACCGCGCTGGGCGCCGGCGCCCAGGCCAGCGGCAAGTACAACGTGGCCGCCGGTGCCGGCGCGATCGCCAGCGACATTTCCAGCGTCGCCGTCGGCGGCATCGTCGACGTGGGCGAATACGGCTTGGGCTCGGCAGGGATACAGTTGCAGGCCACCCAGGCCACCGGCCCGCTGTCCACCGCGGTGGGCGGCGGCGCGATGGCCACCGCCTACAGTTCCACCGCGGTCGGCGTGCTGGCCGAGGCAAGTTCCGAGCGCACCGTCGCGCTGGGCCAGAGCGCCACCGCCAACCAATATGCTGCGGTCGCCCTGGGCGCGCAGACGCAGGCGACCGGCGAATGGGCCCTCGCCGTGGGCAATGGCGCGCGGGCGCTGAGCGATCGCGGCGTGGCCGTCGGCCCGCAGGCCTTCGCGCAGGCGGAAAACGCCACCGCAGTCGGGTCTGCCGCACTGGCGCTGCAGCCGGACTCCACCGCCATCGGCAGCGGCGCCTGGGCCGGCGGCACCCGCAGCATCGCCATCGGCAATGCGATGGTCTGGAACGGTGTTTTTGGAGGCGACGCCGCCCCGATTCTTTTCTACGACAGCATCGCGATGGGCACCGGCGCGGACGTCCATGGCAACCAGTCGGTCGCGATCGGCGCCGGTGCGCGGGTCGGCAACTCCACCTACGTCAACGACGTGCAGATCGTCACCAACAACAGCGTGGCGCTGGGTTCGGGCTCGGTCGCCGAGCGCGACAACACCCTCTCCATCGGCCACGCCGGCGCCGAGCGCCAGCTCACCAACCTGGCCGCCGGCACCACCGATACCGATGCGGTCAACCTGGCGCAGTTGCGCGGCGTGGCCAGCGCGTTCGGCGCCGGCAGCACGGTGGATGCCAACGGCAACCTGATCGGCGGCAGCTATCTGGTACAGGGCACGCGCTATAACGACCTGGGCTCGGCAATGGGCGCGTTCGACACGGCGCTGACCGGCTTCGACACCCGCATCAACGCCATCGCCAATTCCGGCGGCGGCCAAGGCGTCAGCATCGGCGGCGGCGACACCGCGCCCCCCAGCACCGGCACCAGCACCAACGCGGTCGCGGTGGGCTCCGGCGCCACCGCCAATGGCGAGAACGGCCTGGCGCTGGGCGCCCAATCGCTGGCCTACGGCCCCAACGACACCGCGATCGGCGCCAATGCCAAGGTCAACGCCGACGGCAGCACCGCGGTCGGCGCCAACGCCCGCATCGCCGCGGTCGCGACCAATGCGGTGGCGGTCGGCGAAGGCGCCAGCGTCAGCGCCGCCTCCGGCACCGCGCTCGGCCAGGGCGCGTCGGTCACCGCCAGCAATGCGGTCGCCCTGGGCCAGGGCTCGGTCGCCGACCGCGCCAACACGGTCTCGGTTGGCAGCAGCGGCAACGAGCGCCAGATCGCCAACGTCGCCGCCGGCAGCGCCGGCACCGATGCGGCCAACGTAGCGCAGATGCGTTCCGGCGACAGCGCCACGCTGAGCAGCGCCAACGCCTACACCAACACCCGCGTCACCGCGCTCGACGACAGCTTCAACCAGCTGCGTACCGACACCGAGCACCGCCTGGACGGCATGGACCGGCGCATGGACCGGCTGGGCGCGATGAGCGCGGCGATGCTCAACATGGCGATCAACGCCGCCGGCACGCAGAGCCCGCGCGGACGCGTGTCGGTGGGTGCCGGCTTCCAGGGCGGCGAACAGGCGCTGTCGATCGGCTACGCCAAGAAGCTCGGCACGCGCGCCTCGTTCAGCCTGGGCGGCTCGTTCAGCGGCAGCGATTCCTCCGCCGGCATCGGCGTGGGCGTGGACCTGTGA
- a CDS encoding glycoside hydrolase family 15 protein, producing the protein MAARIEDYAMLGNCRSAALVDKHGSIDWLCLPRFDSDALFAALLGTPEHGRWSIAPVGEFRSTRHYRDGSLVLETEFETDEGAVAVLDFMVASHNDDVHNHVVRIVRGLRGRVPLRMQLQLRFNYGRTIPWVSQIDGGLQAIAGPDQIALRSPQPMHGHGFATEADFALEAGDSTWFVLSHGASHLELPPPLAPEQALAQTEAFWHGWSHRCVHAGPWTEAVRRSLVVLKGLSYLPTGAIVASPTTSLPERLGGERNWDYRFCWLRDAVFTLTALHAAGYSDEASAFHGWLQRTVAGSPDQLQALYGIGGERRMPEWEVDWLPGYEGALPVRVGNAAAGQFQLDVYGEVIAAFHRGHHEGMATAAHGRSLARQLLEELEQRWREPDEGIWEIRDQRRHFVHSKVMAWLAFDCGARDGVTDADAAQRAHWRALADEVHAQVLEQGVHRDGYFVQSYGSDRLDAATLLIPLVGFLPADDPRVAATADAIAQRLSIDGLVERYRADDDSGDGLPAGEGTFIACSFWLVENYALLGRMAQARTLFERLLGLCNDVGLLAEEYDPRSGRMLGNFPQGYSHVALVHAALRLHGLIGEQETHP; encoded by the coding sequence ATGGCAGCACGAATCGAGGACTACGCCATGCTCGGCAATTGCCGTAGCGCGGCGTTGGTGGACAAGCACGGCTCGATCGACTGGCTATGTCTGCCGCGTTTCGATTCCGACGCGCTGTTCGCCGCGCTATTGGGCACGCCGGAGCACGGCCGCTGGTCGATCGCGCCGGTCGGCGAGTTTCGCAGCACGCGCCATTACCGCGACGGCAGCCTGGTGCTGGAAACCGAGTTCGAGACCGATGAGGGCGCCGTGGCGGTGCTGGACTTCATGGTCGCCAGCCACAACGACGACGTGCACAACCACGTGGTGCGCATCGTGCGCGGCTTGCGCGGGCGCGTGCCGCTGCGCATGCAGTTGCAGCTGCGTTTCAACTACGGCCGCACCATCCCCTGGGTGTCGCAGATCGACGGCGGCCTGCAGGCGATCGCCGGGCCTGACCAGATCGCGCTGCGCAGCCCGCAGCCGATGCATGGCCACGGCTTCGCCACCGAAGCGGACTTCGCGCTGGAGGCGGGCGACAGCACTTGGTTCGTGCTCAGCCATGGCGCTTCGCACCTGGAGCTGCCGCCACCGCTGGCGCCGGAACAGGCGCTGGCGCAGACCGAAGCGTTCTGGCATGGCTGGTCGCACCGCTGCGTGCATGCAGGTCCGTGGACCGAGGCGGTGCGGCGCTCGCTGGTGGTGCTGAAGGGCCTGAGCTACCTGCCCACCGGCGCGATCGTCGCCTCGCCCACCACCTCGCTGCCGGAACGGCTCGGCGGCGAGCGCAACTGGGACTACCGCTTCTGCTGGCTGCGCGATGCGGTATTCACCCTGACCGCGCTGCACGCCGCCGGCTACTCCGACGAAGCGTCCGCGTTCCATGGCTGGCTGCAGCGCACCGTGGCCGGCTCGCCGGACCAGTTGCAGGCGCTGTACGGCATCGGCGGCGAACGGCGCATGCCCGAATGGGAAGTGGACTGGCTGCCCGGCTACGAAGGCGCGCTGCCGGTGCGCGTGGGCAATGCCGCCGCCGGCCAGTTCCAGCTTGACGTGTACGGCGAGGTGATCGCCGCGTTCCATCGCGGCCACCACGAAGGCATGGCGACCGCGGCGCATGGCCGCTCGCTGGCGCGGCAGCTGCTCGAGGAGCTGGAGCAGCGCTGGCGCGAGCCGGACGAAGGCATCTGGGAGATTCGCGACCAGCGCCGCCATTTCGTGCATTCCAAGGTGATGGCGTGGCTGGCGTTCGACTGCGGCGCGCGCGACGGGGTCACCGACGCCGACGCCGCGCAACGCGCGCACTGGCGCGCGCTGGCCGACGAAGTGCATGCGCAGGTGCTGGAGCAGGGCGTGCACCGCGACGGCTATTTCGTGCAGAGCTACGGCAGCGATCGGCTGGACGCGGCGACGCTGCTGATCCCGCTGGTCGGCTTCCTGCCGGCGGACGATCCGCGCGTGGCCGCCACCGCCGATGCGATCGCGCAGCGGCTGAGCATCGACGGCCTGGTCGAGCGCTACCGCGCCGACGACGACAGCGGCGACGGCCTGCCGGCCGGCGAGGGCACCTTCATCGCCTGCAGCTTCTGGCTGGTGGAGAACTACGCGCTGCTCGGGCGCATGGCGCAGGCGCGCACGCTGTTCGAACGCCTGCTCGGCCTGTGCAACGACGTTGGCCTGCTGGCCGAAGAATACGATCCGCGCAGCGGCCGCATGCTCGGCAACTTTCCGCAGGGTTACTCGCACGTGGCGCTGGTCCACGCCGCGTTGCGCCTGCATGGCTTAATCGGCGAACAGGAAACCCATCCATGA
- the zwf gene encoding glucose-6-phosphate dehydrogenase, producing MSEATQTTPPCLIVVFGARGDLTRRLVLPALYNLRRSGALPEQFAVIGVDHGDISEASWRRLLGTALHGLMADRDAEFKADGLDEDVWNWLRTRLHYLRGDFADAATYRALGEVIAKYDAQYQTGGNVLFYLATAARFFAPAIEQLGAAGLVKQPAGGGWRRVIVEKPFGHDLRSAKELNAIVGRVLDEDQVFRIDHFLGKETVQNILAFRFANGLFEPVWNRDRIDHVQITAAETIGVEGRGGFYDPTGCLRDMVPNHLFQLLAMIAMEPPAAFTPASMLRRRAEVIEAVRPLAPGDVVRGQYAAGAIGRNAVPGYREEDTVPSDSNTETYVAMKLQVDTWRWAGVPFYLRTGKRLRERTTEIAIRFKPAPLAPLRSAEIGGYGPDWLVLHIQPDEGISLQFDVKRPGARVSLAPVRMDFRYRDWFPKEYTVGYERLLQDCMNGEAGLFQDATMVEAAWRIVQPILDAWQASADEVAQYPAGSAGPAAADALLALNGGHSWRTLTAGRRPPPRRPAEGGADAKSAAPAKRAAAAKPAASKAKAAGAGKPKRAASPKKAVASAKKTEGKKTAAPKKAVKSASGKASKPVAKKAPATAAKRAVAKR from the coding sequence ATGAGCGAAGCGACGCAAACCACTCCTCCGTGCCTGATCGTGGTGTTCGGCGCGCGCGGCGACCTGACGCGGCGCCTGGTGCTGCCGGCGCTGTACAACCTGCGCCGCAGCGGCGCATTGCCCGAACAGTTCGCGGTGATCGGCGTGGACCACGGCGACATCAGCGAAGCCAGCTGGCGGCGCCTGCTCGGCACCGCGCTGCACGGTCTGATGGCCGACCGCGATGCCGAGTTCAAGGCCGACGGCCTGGACGAGGACGTGTGGAACTGGCTGCGCACGCGCCTGCACTACCTGCGTGGCGATTTCGCCGATGCGGCCACTTATCGCGCGCTGGGCGAGGTGATCGCCAAGTACGACGCGCAGTACCAGACCGGCGGCAACGTGCTGTTCTACCTGGCCACCGCGGCGCGCTTCTTCGCCCCGGCGATCGAGCAGCTGGGCGCGGCGGGGTTGGTCAAGCAGCCCGCCGGCGGCGGCTGGCGCCGGGTGATCGTGGAGAAGCCGTTCGGCCACGACCTGCGCAGCGCCAAGGAGCTCAACGCCATCGTCGGCCGCGTGCTCGACGAGGACCAGGTGTTCCGCATCGACCACTTCCTGGGCAAGGAGACGGTGCAGAACATCCTCGCCTTCCGCTTCGCCAACGGCCTGTTCGAGCCGGTGTGGAACCGCGACCGCATCGACCACGTGCAGATCACCGCCGCCGAGACCATCGGCGTGGAAGGGCGCGGCGGTTTCTACGATCCCACCGGCTGTTTGCGCGACATGGTGCCCAATCATCTGTTCCAGCTGCTGGCGATGATCGCGATGGAGCCGCCGGCGGCGTTCACGCCCGCGTCGATGCTGCGCCGGCGCGCCGAGGTGATCGAGGCGGTGCGGCCGCTGGCCCCGGGCGACGTGGTGCGCGGCCAGTACGCGGCCGGCGCGATCGGGCGCAATGCGGTGCCCGGTTACCGAGAGGAAGACACGGTGCCTTCCGATTCCAACACCGAGACCTACGTGGCGATGAAGCTGCAGGTCGACACCTGGCGCTGGGCCGGGGTGCCGTTCTACCTGCGCACCGGCAAGCGCCTGCGCGAACGCACCACCGAGATCGCGATCCGCTTCAAGCCGGCGCCGCTGGCGCCGCTGCGCAGCGCCGAAATCGGCGGCTACGGCCCCGACTGGCTGGTGCTGCACATCCAGCCCGACGAAGGCATCTCGCTGCAGTTCGACGTCAAGCGACCGGGCGCGCGGGTCAGCCTTGCGCCGGTGCGCATGGACTTCCGCTATCGCGACTGGTTCCCGAAGGAATACACGGTCGGCTACGAACGCCTGCTGCAGGACTGCATGAACGGCGAGGCCGGCCTGTTCCAGGACGCGACGATGGTCGAAGCGGCCTGGCGCATCGTGCAGCCGATCCTGGATGCCTGGCAGGCCTCAGCCGACGAAGTGGCGCAATACCCGGCCGGCAGCGCCGGCCCGGCCGCCGCCGACGCATTGCTCGCGCTCAACGGCGGCCACAGCTGGCGCACCCTGACCGCCGGCCGCCGCCCACCGCCGCGGCGCCCAGCGGAAGGCGGCGCCGACGCCAAGTCGGCAGCGCCGGCGAAGCGTGCGGCCGCTGCCAAGCCTGCCGCCTCCAAGGCCAAGGCGGCAGGCGCCGGCAAGCCCAAGCGCGCCGCTTCGCCCAAGAAGGCGGTCGCCTCGGCCAAGAAGACAGAAGGCAAGAAGACAGCTGCGCCGAAGAAGGCAGTCAAGTCCGCGTCCGGGAAAGCGAGCAAGCCGGTGGCGAAGAAGGCGCCTGCGACCGCCGCCAAGCGCGCCGTGGCGAAGCGCTGA
- a CDS encoding response regulator transcription factor has protein sequence MNATIAAAALRVLVLEDDPTLRERILLPGLRRFGFDTHGCGSGAELQARLRTWPADIVVLDVGLPDTDGFTVARELRQQYPAIGIVMLTSLGETEDRVRGLTGGADAYLSKPVEIDLLAATLHSLTRRLGGTPLEPARGRWQLSEDGWCLLAPSGAAAALTASERRLCQRLLEQPGLLVAREALIAALTDRVYDFDAHRLDSMVHRLRSKAQRRCGIALPLAAVHGKGYIFDPAG, from the coding sequence ATGAATGCCACTATCGCCGCCGCCGCCCTGCGCGTTCTGGTCCTGGAGGACGATCCAACGCTGCGCGAGCGCATCCTGCTCCCGGGTCTGCGCCGTTTCGGCTTCGACACCCATGGCTGCGGCAGCGGCGCCGAACTGCAGGCGCGGCTGCGGACCTGGCCCGCCGACATCGTGGTGCTCGACGTCGGCCTGCCCGACACCGACGGCTTCACCGTGGCGCGGGAGTTGCGCCAGCAGTATCCGGCCATCGGCATCGTCATGCTGACCAGCCTGGGCGAGACCGAAGACCGCGTGCGCGGACTCACCGGCGGCGCCGATGCCTACCTGTCCAAGCCGGTGGAGATCGACCTGCTGGCGGCGACCTTGCACAGCCTGACCCGGCGCCTGGGCGGCACTCCGCTGGAACCGGCGCGCGGCCGCTGGCAGCTCAGCGAGGACGGCTGGTGCCTGCTGGCCCCGTCCGGCGCGGCGGCGGCGCTGACCGCGAGCGAACGCCGCCTGTGCCAGCGCCTGCTCGAGCAGCCCGGCCTGCTGGTCGCGCGCGAAGCGTTGATCGCGGCGCTGACCGACCGCGTGTACGACTTCGACGCGCACCGCCTCGACTCGATGGTGCACCGCCTGCGCAGCAAGGCGCAGCGCCGTTGCGGCATCGCCCTGCCGCTGGCGGCGGTGCACGGCAAGGGCTACATCTTCGATCCGGCCGGCTGA
- a CDS encoding monovalent cation:proton antiporter-2 (CPA2) family protein, translating into MHSGGLELALVLLLAAVIAVPVFKRLGLGAVLAYLAAGVVLGPDGLGFVQDTERILNAAEIGVVMLLFLIGLELSPARLKLMRRAVFGAGTAQVVLTALPLGVLLLCLDLNWKSALVVGLALALSSTAVGLQLLAERKALNSDYGRLGFAILLFQDLIAIPLLAAIPLLGGAKNDTLTWTEVAQALGALTVVVLCGRFALRYLFRIVARTRMPEVFTASALLVVLGNAWFLQKAGLSPSLGAFLAGVLLADSEFRHELEAQIEPFQGLLLGVFFIAVGMGIDLDRIVAEPWLIAGGVATLLLVKFSLLVGIGRVARLPLRSALLLGSLLWLGGEFAFVVFTEAQRVQLLDDANHDRLVAVVGVSMALTPLLLIGIQRLLDSGEAAKAKRTPPPAAHYDTVDEQRAQVLIAGMGRFGQIVARLLTAQRIPFVALEHNPDTVEDLRRFGNKIYYGDPSRPDLLRAAGSDSIGIFVVAMDDPETNIKTTRLIRRLYPKAQVLSRARNRQHAWRLMDLGAEPFREVFASSLELSEKVLVNLGLSAETARDRIARFRQHDEQLLRAQHLVYDDEAAVVQTSRDARADLMQLFEADVSEVPGEAAADAAAAAKTQS; encoded by the coding sequence ATGCATAGCGGCGGCCTGGAGCTGGCGCTGGTCTTGCTGCTGGCCGCGGTGATCGCGGTGCCGGTGTTCAAACGCCTGGGCCTGGGTGCGGTGCTGGCCTATCTCGCCGCCGGCGTGGTGCTGGGCCCGGACGGGCTGGGCTTCGTGCAGGACACCGAGCGCATCCTCAACGCCGCCGAGATCGGCGTGGTGATGCTGCTGTTCCTGATCGGCCTGGAACTGTCGCCGGCGCGGCTGAAACTGATGCGGCGCGCGGTGTTCGGCGCCGGTACCGCGCAGGTGGTGCTGACCGCGCTGCCGCTGGGCGTGCTGCTGCTGTGCCTGGACCTGAACTGGAAGAGCGCGCTGGTGGTGGGCCTGGCGCTGGCGCTGTCGTCCACCGCGGTGGGCCTGCAGTTGCTGGCCGAGCGCAAGGCGCTCAACAGCGACTACGGCCGGCTCGGTTTCGCGATTTTGCTGTTCCAAGACCTGATCGCGATCCCGCTGCTGGCAGCGATCCCGCTGCTCGGCGGGGCCAAGAACGACACCCTGACCTGGACCGAGGTGGCGCAGGCGCTGGGCGCGCTGACGGTGGTGGTGCTGTGCGGGCGCTTCGCGCTGCGCTACCTGTTCCGCATCGTGGCACGCACGCGCATGCCCGAGGTATTCACCGCCAGCGCGCTGCTGGTGGTGCTGGGCAATGCGTGGTTCCTGCAGAAGGCCGGGCTGAGTCCGAGCCTGGGCGCGTTCCTGGCCGGGGTGCTGCTGGCCGACTCGGAATTCCGGCACGAGCTGGAGGCGCAGATCGAACCGTTCCAGGGCCTGCTGCTGGGCGTGTTCTTCATCGCCGTGGGCATGGGCATCGACCTGGACCGCATCGTCGCCGAGCCGTGGCTGATCGCCGGCGGCGTGGCCACGCTGCTGCTGGTCAAGTTCAGCCTGCTGGTCGGCATCGGCCGGGTGGCGCGGCTGCCGCTGCGCAGCGCCTTGTTGCTGGGCAGCCTGTTGTGGCTGGGCGGCGAATTCGCGTTCGTGGTGTTCACCGAGGCGCAGCGCGTGCAATTGCTGGACGACGCCAACCACGACCGCCTGGTCGCGGTGGTCGGCGTGTCGATGGCGCTGACGCCGCTGCTGCTGATCGGCATCCAGCGCCTGCTCGACAGCGGCGAGGCGGCCAAGGCCAAACGCACGCCGCCGCCGGCCGCCCACTACGACACCGTGGACGAGCAGCGCGCGCAGGTGCTGATCGCCGGCATGGGCCGTTTCGGCCAGATCGTGGCGCGCCTGCTGACCGCGCAGCGCATCCCGTTCGTGGCGCTGGAGCACAACCCGGACACGGTGGAAGACCTGCGCCGCTTCGGCAACAAGATCTATTACGGCGACCCCAGCCGTCCGGACCTGTTGCGCGCGGCCGGCAGCGACAGCATCGGCATCTTCGTGGTGGCGATGGACGATCCGGAAACCAACATCAAGACCACGCGGCTGATCCGCCGCCTGTATCCGAAGGCGCAGGTGCTGTCGCGCGCGCGCAACCGCCAGCACGCCTGGCGGCTGATGGACCTGGGCGCCGAGCCGTTCCGCGAGGTGTTCGCCTCCAGCCTGGAGCTGAGCGAAAAGGTGCTGGTGAACCTGGGCCTGAGCGCGGAGACCGCGCGCGACCGCATCGCCCGCTTCCGCCAGCACGACGAGCAGCTGTTGCGCGCGCAGCACCTGGTCTACGACGACGAAGCGGCGGTGGTGCAGACCTCGCGCGATGCGCGCGCGGATCTGATGCAGCTGTTCGAGGCGGATGTGAGCGAGGTGCCTGGGGAAGCGGCGGCCGATGCGGCGGCGGCGGCGAAGACGCAGTCGTAG
- a CDS encoding ATP-binding protein: MVRALLNWFDRAPVVDEVDRRNVRVIQLLLLFLAITIPATFAVALTLAWPQLSGRAVPPGMVVSLTMSLLIALCAAIGFMRVRRGALRGGVGLLLAAMLASLLVNAAVNGLQRQLPDQLAQMLVLILAGLVLGRRALWITFGALLLMLGLGVGHDALLEFVEDPGRAFYNLPSVLFSYLLVTLLLDRTTEALRESLRESNARGHRLQQEMLARERAQAQLIHAQKREIVERMAGGLAHDFNNVLAVIVGFSATRHDDEAGSDGERIALLENSLASVEESARRGMAVIRRLLRFSRRDGEQAEDFDAAAAIEALQPMLRQLLEARIVLRCALPATPAPIHLDRSQFELMLLNLASNSRDAIADRGHLDIAVRSEDAWTIIEIADDGQGMPADVMARVFEPFYSTKPADSGTGLGLAVVHDLVVRSGGRIQVHSEPGVGTRFRIALPQAAAAAGNAAVAAAQPAGSKM, translated from the coding sequence ATGGTGAGGGCATTGTTGAACTGGTTCGACCGGGCGCCGGTCGTGGACGAGGTGGACCGGCGCAACGTGCGGGTGATCCAGCTGTTGCTGCTGTTCCTGGCGATCACCATTCCGGCCACGTTCGCCGTCGCGCTGACCCTCGCTTGGCCGCAATTGAGCGGACGCGCGGTGCCGCCCGGGATGGTGGTGTCGCTGACGATGAGCCTGCTGATCGCGCTGTGCGCCGCGATCGGCTTCATGCGCGTACGCCGCGGCGCGCTGCGCGGGGGCGTTGGCTTGCTGTTGGCCGCGATGCTGGCGTCGCTGCTGGTCAATGCCGCGGTCAACGGTCTGCAGCGTCAGTTGCCGGACCAGCTGGCGCAGATGCTGGTGCTGATCCTGGCCGGGCTGGTGCTGGGGCGCCGCGCGCTGTGGATCACCTTCGGCGCGCTGCTGCTGATGCTGGGCCTGGGTGTGGGCCACGACGCGCTGCTGGAATTCGTCGAGGACCCGGGGCGCGCGTTCTACAACCTGCCGTCGGTGCTGTTCAGCTACCTGCTGGTGACGCTGCTGCTGGATCGCACCACCGAAGCGCTGCGCGAGAGCCTGCGCGAATCCAATGCGCGCGGGCATCGCCTGCAGCAGGAAATGCTGGCACGCGAACGCGCGCAGGCGCAGCTGATCCATGCGCAGAAGCGCGAGATCGTCGAGCGCATGGCTGGCGGCCTGGCGCACGACTTCAACAACGTGCTGGCGGTGATCGTCGGCTTCTCCGCCACTCGCCACGACGACGAGGCCGGCAGCGACGGCGAGCGCATCGCGCTGCTGGAAAACAGCCTGGCGTCGGTGGAGGAATCGGCACGGCGCGGCATGGCGGTCATCCGCCGGCTGCTGCGCTTCAGCCGCCGCGATGGCGAACAGGCCGAGGACTTCGACGCCGCGGCCGCCATCGAGGCGTTGCAGCCGATGCTGCGGCAACTGCTGGAAGCGCGCATCGTGCTGCGCTGCGCCTTGCCGGCGACGCCGGCGCCGATCCACCTGGATCGCAGCCAGTTCGAACTGATGCTGCTCAACCTGGCCAGCAACAGCCGCGACGCCATCGCCGACCGCGGCCATCTGGATATCGCCGTGCGCAGCGAGGACGCATGGACGATCATCGAGATCGCCGACGACGGCCAGGGCATGCCGGCGGACGTGATGGCGCGCGTGTTCGAGCCGTTCTACAGCACCAAGCCCGCCGACAGCGGCACTGGGCTCGGCCTGGCGGTGGTGCACGACCTGGTGGTGCGCAGCGGCGGCCGCATCCAGGTGCACAGCGAACCGGGCGTGGGCACCCGCTTCCGCATCGCCTTGCCGCAGGCAGCCGCGGCGGCCGGCAATGCCGCCGTGGCTGCCGCTCAGCCGGCCGGATCGAAGATGTAG